The Streptomyces laurentii genome contains a region encoding:
- a CDS encoding transcriptional regulator (identified by MetaGeneAnnotator; putative;~sequence version:1), with translation MIAEARAALTHGGADTSGGAVAAQLLRAEAMAAGAEGDPGPAMAGLETARRRFAALGQPLEEGHCLLVACRLELRRRRRAAARGAAEEARDLFAACEALPWVDQAERALRRCETGTATVPADGTTDFASLTEAEIRIAVLVSEGATNRQIAARLFLSTKTVESTLTRVYRKLSVRSRTQLCSLVGRLPDSPSPPRHGCDSGGTHSRANASRP, from the coding sequence GTGATCGCCGAGGCCCGCGCCGCACTGACGCATGGGGGCGCGGACACCTCTGGCGGAGCCGTGGCGGCCCAACTGCTGCGCGCCGAGGCGATGGCGGCCGGGGCCGAGGGCGACCCCGGCCCGGCGATGGCAGGTCTGGAGACGGCTCGCCGCCGCTTCGCCGCGCTGGGGCAGCCCCTGGAAGAAGGGCATTGTCTGCTCGTCGCCTGCCGTCTGGAGCTCCGCCGACGACGCCGGGCCGCCGCCCGGGGGGCCGCCGAGGAGGCTCGCGACCTGTTCGCCGCCTGCGAGGCCCTTCCCTGGGTCGATCAGGCCGAGCGGGCTCTCCGTCGCTGCGAGACCGGCACCGCCACCGTACCGGCCGATGGCACCACCGACTTCGCCTCCCTTACTGAGGCCGAGATCCGCATCGCTGTCCTGGTCAGCGAGGGAGCCACGAACCGGCAGATCGCGGCCCGGCTGTTCCTCAGCACGAAGACCGTGGAGAGCACGCTGACCCGGGTGTACCGCAAGCTCAGCGTGCGGTCCCGCACCCAGCTTTGCTCCCTCGTCGGCCGCCTCCCCGACAGCCCGTCCCCCCCGCGACACGGATGTGACAGCGGGGGAACCCACTCCAGGGCGAATGCGTCGCGACCTTGA